The proteins below are encoded in one region of Cucurbita pepo subsp. pepo cultivar mu-cu-16 chromosome LG10, ASM280686v2, whole genome shotgun sequence:
- the LOC111803890 gene encoding O-fucosyltransferase 39-like, with the protein MGLGYQSSRAGALVGGFMLLFSVFLPGLFSHLGHASPSTFSEWNTPKPRHSRLLKSALQRQSPKPDQSDLWAPLTDEGWRPCVDSSKDSSLPGESEGYIQVFLDGGLNQQRMGICDAVAVAKFLNATLVIPHLEINPVWKDSSSFVDIFDVDHFINVLKDDISIVKELPAEFSWSTREYYATAIRVTRVKTAPVHASAKWYLDNVLPVLQSYGIAAIAPFSHRLAFENLPDEIQRLRCKVNFQALTFVPHIRALGDALISRLRYPSNRKDSKEANYLSLTTDTNVQGPMKFVVLHLRFDKDMAAHSACDFGGGKAEKLALAKYRQVLWQGRVLNSQFTDEELRSQGRCPLTPEEIGLLLAALGFDNNTRLYLASHKVYGGVARISTLRSLFPLMEDKKSLTSGNELAQIKGKASLLAAVDYYVSMHSDIFISASPGNMHNAIVGHRTYENLKTIRPNMALLGQLFMNKSIIWSDFQQATVEGHLNRQGQIRLRKPKQSIYTYPAPDCVCHA; encoded by the exons ATGGGACTCGGTTATCAGTCGAGCAGAGCTGGAGCTCTGGTTGGTGGTTTCATGCTGCTTTTCTCCGTGTTTCTACCGGGTTTGTTTAGCCATTTGGGTCATGCTTCGCCTTCCACGTTCTCG GAATGGAACACTCCAAAGCCCAGGCATTCGCGCCTGCTGAAGAGTGCTTTACAACGCCAAAGT CCAAAACCAGATCAGTCTGATTTATGGGCTCCTTTAACTGATGAAGGGTGGAGGCCTTGTGTTGATTCTTCAAAAGATTCCT CACTACCAGGGGAGTCTGAAGGATATATTCAAGTGTTTCTTGATGGAGGGCTGAACCAGCAAAGAATGGGA ATATGTGATGCAGTTGCTGTAGCAAAATTTCTAAATGCAACCCTTGTGATTCCCCACCTTGAAATTAATCCGGTCTGGAAAGACTCAAG TTCTTTCGTCGATATATTTGATGTGGATCACTTTATTAATGTGTTGAAAGATGACATTTCTATAGTGAAAGAGCTGCCAGCTGAATTTTCTTGGAGTACTAGGGAATATTATGCTACAGCCATTCGGGTTACGAGAGTCAAAACAGCTCCTGTTCATGCCTCGGCCAAATGGTATCTGGACAATGTCTTACCTGTATTGCAGAG CTACGGTATCGCTGCCATTGCACCCTTCTCACACCGTCTCGCTTTTGAGAACTTGCCTGATGAGATACAAAGGTTGCGGTGTAAGGTCAACTTTCAAGCATTAACTTTTGTTCCTCATATCCGAGCACTAGGAGATGCTCTCATCAGCCGGCTGCGGTATCCTTCGAATAGGAAGGATTCAAAGGAGGCCAACTACCTAAGTTTGACCACTGATACAAATGTACAAGGTCCAATGAAGTTTGTTGTCCTACACCTTCGATTCGACAAG GACATGGCAGCTCATTCAGCCTGCGATTTCGGCGGGGGAAAAGCTGAAAAACTTGCTTTGGCCAAATATCGTCAAGTGCTCTGGCAGGGAAGGGTCCTTAACTCTCAGTTCACAGATGAAGAGTTGCGGAGTCAGGGGCGTTGCCCTTTGACACCTGAAGAGATCGGTTTGCTGCTGGCTGCTTTGGGTTTTGACAACAATACCCGTCTTTATTTGGCCTCCCACAAG GTATATGGTGGGGTGGCTAGGATTTCAACTTTGCGGAGTCTTTTCCCATTAATGGAAGACAAGAAGAGTCTCACTTCTGGAAATGAACTTGCCCAAATCAAAGGAAAGGCTTCTTTGCTAGCTGCGGTTGATTACTACGTAAGCATGCACAGTGACATTTTCATCTCGGCTTCTCCTGGAAATATGCATAATGCAATA GTGGGACATCGCACTTACGAGAACTTGAAGACCATAAGACCAAACATGGCATTGTTGGGACAGCTTTTCATGAATAAAAGCATAATTTGGTCAGATTTTCAGCAGGCCACTGTAGAAGGCCACTTAAACAGACAAGGACAAATAAGGTTGAGAAAGCCAAAGCAGTCAATATACACATATCCTGCTCCTGATTGTGTTTGCCACGCTTGA
- the LOC111803891 gene encoding MADS-box protein SVP-like gives MAKERIQIRKIDNATARQVTFSKRRRGLFKKAKELSVLCDADVALIVFSATGKLFEFSSSSMKGIIERHNLHSKNLQKLEQPSLELQLVENSNYTRLNKEIAEKTQQLRQMRGEELQTLNIEELQQLEKSLECGLSRVMEKKGERIMTEISDLQRKSAELMEENRRLKQAQKMNCVRNLGVEPENLVVEDGQSSNSVTEACVSNSNGPPQDLDSSDTSLKLGLPYSG, from the exons ATGGCGAAAGAGAGAATCCAGATCAGGAAGATCGATAACGCTACGGCGAGACAAGTCACCTTCTCCAAGCGCCGGAGGGGACTGTTTAAGAAAGCAAAAGAGCTATCCGTTCTATGCGATGCCGATGTCGCCCTCATTGTCTTCTCCGCTACCGGAAAGCTGTTTGAATTCTCCAGCTCAAG CATGAAGGGAATCATAGAAAGACATAATTTGCACTCTAAGAACCTTCAGAAATTGGAACAACCATCCCTTGAACTACAG CTGGTTGAAAACAGCAATTACACCCGACTAAACAAGGAAATTGCTGAGAAAACTCAGCAGCTAAG GCAGATGAGGGGAGAAGAGCTCCAAACATTGAATATAGAGGAACTGCAGCAGCTAGAGAAGTCATTGGAGTGTGGATTGAGCCGTGTGATGGAGAAAAAG GGCGAACGAATCATGACAGAAATATCTGATCTTCAAAGAAAG TCGGCTGAGTTGATGGAAGAGAATAGGCGACTGAAACAA GCGCAAAAAATGAATTGCGTGAGGAACCTTGGCGTTGAGCCGGAGAATTTGGTCGTGGAAGATGGCCAGTCGTCGAACTCCGTCACTGAAGCTTGTGTCTCCAACTCCAATGGCCCGCCTCAAGATCTGGATAGCTCAGACACATCTCTGAAACTAGG GCTGCCGTATTCCGGGTGA
- the LOC111803474 gene encoding uncharacterized protein LOC111803474, with protein sequence MVSPEAMIQVALFILTAATMLAVRELSKRAFGKVRLKNRAILQSSRHFLEGTHLLARARSTSQQSQSMDYAKKALNEAETALSLSPRDPASHILKALALNHMGHQSSALKSLDVALSPPCLKSLSEKEVAKALVKRAELKIAVNRKRRLDSAVEDLLQAVSLGGDDTKAFCLLGQCYEWKKMKDEAREAFEKALTVDPESAPAREALGRLN encoded by the coding sequence ATGGTGTCGCCGGAAGCCATGATACAAGTAGCCCTGTTCATTCTCACAGCAGCGACGATGTTAGCCGTACGAGAACTTTCCAAGCGAGCTTTCGGCAAGGTCCGCCTGAAGAACAGAGCGATCCTCCAATCCAGCCGCCACTTCCTCGAGGGAACTCATCTACTCGCTCGAGCACGATCTACTTCTCAACAATCTCAATCGATGGACTACGCGAAGAAGGCACTAAACGAGGCCGAAACAGCACTCTCGCTTTCGCCTAGAGATCCGGCATCGCACATCTTGAAAGCCCTAGCCTTAAATCACATGGGTCACCAGAGCTCCGCACTTAAATCTCTCGACGTCGCACTTTCGCCGCCGTGCTTGAAGTCATTATCCGAAAAAGAGGTCGCTAAGGCGTTGGTCAAGAGAGCCGAATTGAAAATCGCCGTCAATCGGAAACGACGACTCGACTCGGCGGTGGAAGACTTGCTACAGGCGGTGAGTTTGGGCGGAGATGACACGAAGGCCTTCTGTTTGTTGGGCCAATGTTACgaatggaagaaaatgaaagatgaggCCAGAGAGGCTTTTGAGAAGGCCTTAACTGTAGATCCTGAATCAGCCCCGGCTCGCGAGGCATTGGGGCGACTGAATTAA
- the LOC111803924 gene encoding protein SKIP34 — MCNGHHRSLFRGTISPNQTSVPENGDASVVDNLRGRLAETESRLAQVRAREAALSRLLEEMKRLVCVMEILENYLKRRYRDRQEYVVRLLAPVSRK; from the coding sequence ATGTGTAACGGCCACCACCGATCTTTGTTCAGAGGTACCATTTCTCCTAACCAGACCTCCGTACCGGAAAACGGCGACGCTTCCGTTGTGGACAATCTACGGGGTCGATTAGCGGAAACAGAGTCGCGGCTGGCTCAAGTTAGGGCTCGAGAGGCGGCGCTCAGCCGACTCTTGGAGGAAATGAAACGATTAGTTTGTGTGATGGAGATCCTCGAGAACTACCTGAAACGGCGGTACAGAGACCGCCAAGAATATGTGGTTCGTCTCCTCGCTCCTGTATCTCGAAAATAG
- the LOC111803889 gene encoding uncharacterized protein At4g38062, whose product MPDLELRNMDGILEELDEAKADIEKLRADCKMKEDLSENLKRVNSEQLAKLQEANLKIEKQAEEINEKAEELSMEKKRLEELERRLAERESAIKHLGSANDKLRADANEKFEKLEEEKRSLLSALDDSNEKCMHQEQKMSEFREEIHGLKENLSFWQRKYAEAEEGLAHMEQGERDDILIDLNNKITKLKDQLKWKTEQFKHLEEALEKVRKQLKGNKKKWELEKGTLLDGTSSLQTRLDSQMLISKDLNNKLELCNQTLAHEESRRKYLQIQVTDFETRFGNVLDECEHVKMQLDEMTAQRDKEIATLRSSLGTKDSFMKEREYQTRKLEEENQGLRTAIKELQEEQIQAAGGSPSFRELQKKMQSLETAHGECTATLRAKEIEWASQVEEVLINLNDCKSELCRREAKMKDLEAMLESHHSSALQLKLQNEELSAMLLVLNQGISEAQVKLAKEMAEVYMHDKDREEKISLLMKQVEVQNAALAKAHKDIEAEYKKVASLRKKVESVDLYEEQLQLMQKEIDSYKEMLEESTKCQLYLEEQCLQMKHDAAEKLEVYKEMLEESTKYQLQLEEKCLQMNNDAAEELEVCNDLGETNAELAEKEPTHIRVKSMEMIEEQYKLKLRELDQSMEIIEESSRDYLLLEEQVTQIEYDAMERLQEACYALEEADAELEDKICEGNQMDFEMHMWKSIAEQLQLDLDENNSIRRELEASLLAEAHIGDNTKQEKDSLMEKLDEKDKRIESLEQQVTLLEQGLEIIELESETSFQTMRDSFLHTIRGKDEKLEQLQNEVECLEQDSLRRELEVVLLSHIGAESMFEREKEKLIQMVEKKNKRIEQLMQLIHSLEQKFNSTLMSFSSELEEKQAEINFVHQAWEKINAAEFLAILETEEKKLMISELEDNIRLIQQKLELKAVSLGHAEEKAMKIEASLEEKESEMKRLTDQLKTKLKYSDVLIDELKSEKSNLVDDVMKLSSEKEDLMGIIGGIGNHISEFSNSDRELMGLLEKVMLSFGNECQRAELKENVNSPSMKRFEVSSDTRSPFRELNS is encoded by the exons atgccTG ATTTAGAATTGAGGAATATGGATGGAATTCTTGAAGAACTAGATGAAGCAAAAGCTGATATTGAGAAGCTTAGGGCAGATTGCAAGATGAAGGAAGACTTGTCTGAGAACTTGAAAAGAGTTAATAGCGAGCAGCTCGCTAAGTTGCAGGAGGcgaatttgaaaattgagaaGCAAGCTGAAGAGATAAATGAAAAGGCTGAAGAATTATCTATGGAGAAGAAACGTTTGGAGGAACTTGAACGACGTCTAGCTGAAAGAGAGTCAGCAATAAAGCATCTTGGTTCTGCCAATGATAAGCTTCGAGCTGATGCCAATGAGAAGTTTgaaaaattggaagaagaaaagaggagtCTACTATCGGCTTTGGATGACTCGAATGAGAAATGCATGCATCAAGAGCAGAAGATGTCTGAATTCAGAGAAGAGATTCATGGCCTCAAAGAGAATCTATCGTTTTGGCAAAGAAAGTATGCAGAAGCTGAAGAGGGGCTGGCACACATGGAGCAGGGCGAAAGAGACGATATActaattgatttaaataataaaattacaaagcTTAAAGATCAGCTGAAATGGAAAACAGAGCAATTTAAGCATCTGGAAGAGGCACTTGAGAAGGTCCGGAAACAATTGAAggggaacaaaaaaaagtgggAGCTGGAGAAAGGGACCCTGCTTGATGGGACCTCTTCACTGCAGACAAGGTTGGATTCTCAGATGCTAATCTCAAAAGATCTTAATAACAAGTTAGAACTCTGCAACCAAACCCTCGCCCATGAAGAGAGTCGACGAAAGTATTTACAGATTCAAGTTACTGATTTTGAGACACGCTTTGGTAATGTTCTTGATGAGTGTGAACATGTAAAAATGCAGTTGGATGAAATGACTGCTCAGAGGGATAAAGAAATTGCTACTTTAAGAAGTTCGTTGGGAACAAAAGATTCATTTATGAAGGAACGAGAATACCAAACACGAAAGCTGGAGGAAGAAAATCAGGGGTTGCGAACAGCCATCAAAGAACTCCAGGAGGAACAAATTCAAGCTGCAGGGGGTTCACCTTCTTTCAGAGAACTGCAAAAGAAGATGCAAAGCTTGGAAACTGCCCATGGCGAATGCACTGCAACTCTAAGGGCTAAAGAAATTGAATGGGCGTCCCAAGTGGAAGAAGTTTTAATTAACTTGAATGATTGCAAATCTGAGCTATGCAGAAGAGAAGCGAAAATGAAGGATCTTGAGGCAATGTTGGAAAGTCATCATTCTTCAGCATTGCAGTTGAAGTTGCAAAATGAGGAGTTATCTGCCATGTTACTAGTATTAAATCAGGGAATATCGGAGGCTCAAGTTAAGCTGGCAAAAGAAATGGCTGAAGTTTATATGCATGACAAAGATAGAGAAGagaaaatatctttattgATGAAACAGGTGGAGGTGCAGAATGCGGCTTTGGCAAAGGCCCACAAAGATATTGAAGCAGAATATAAAAAGGTGGCGTCTTTGCGTAAAAAAGTGGAATCCGTGGATCTTTATGAGGAGCAGCTTCAACTAATGCAGAAAGAAATAGATAGCTACAAGGAAATGCTCGAGGAATCAACCAAGTGTCAGCTTTACTTAGAGGAGCAATGTTTGCAAATGAAACATGATGCAGCAGAAAAACTTGAAGTTTACAAAGAAATGCTTGAGGAATCAACCAAGTATCAGCTTCAGTTAGAGGAGAAATGTTTGCAAATGAATAATGATGCAGCAGAAGAACTTGAAGTTTGCAATGATTTGGGCGAGACGAATGCTGAACTTGCTGAAAAAGAACCTACCCATATTCGAGTGAAGTCAATGGAGATGATTGAAGAGCAGTACAAATTAAAGCTGAGAGAGCTTGATCAGTCTATGGAAATAATTGAAGAATCATCCAGGGATTATCTTCTATTGGAAGAACAAGTGACACAAATAGAATATGATGCAATGGAGAGACTTCAAGAAGCATGTTATGCCTTGGAAGAAGCAGATGCTGAACTGGAAGATAAAATCTGTGAAGGAAATCAAATGGATTTTGAAATGCATATGTGGAAATCTATTGCTGAACAGTTACAACTTGACCTCGATGAAAACAATAGCATACGTAGAGAGTTGGAAGCCTCACTGCTTGCAGAAGCCCATATTGGGGATAACActaagcaagagaaagatagcCTTATGGAGAAGTTAGATGAGAAAGACAAGAGGATTGAAAGTCTGGAGCAACAGGTTACGCTACTGGAGCAAGGGCTTGAAATAATAGAATTGGAGTCTGAAACTTCCTTTCAGACGATGAGAGATAGCTTTCTTCATACTATAAGAGGGAAGGATGAGAAGTTAGAACAACTCCAAAACGAAGTTGAGTGTCTGGAGCAAGATTCACTGAGACGAGAACTTGAAGTAGTTTTGCTATCACATATTGGTGCCGAGAGCATGTTTGAGCGTGAGAAGGAGAAACTCATTCAGAtggtagaaaagaaaaacaaaagaatcgAACAACTCATGCAGCTAATACATTCACTGGAACAAAAATTTAACAGCACTTTAATGTCTTTTTCATCAGAGCTTGAAGAGAAGCAAGCAGAAATTAATTTCGTCCATCAGGCTTGGGAGAAGATTAATGCCGCCGAGTTTTTGGCTATTCTAGAAACTGAAGAGAAGAAACTGATGATTTCGGAACTTGAGGATAATATTCGCCTAATACAGCAGAAGCTGGAGCTCAAGGCAGTATCATTGGGTCATGCAGAAGAGAAGGCAATGAAGATTGAAGCAAgtttggaagaaaaagagtcTGAAATGAAGAGACTAACGGATCAATTGAAGACAAAGCTAAAATATTCAGATGTCTTAATCGATGAGCTCAAGAGTGAGAAGAGTAATTTGGTAGACGATGTGATGAAGTTGTCTTCAGAAAAGGAAGACTTGATGGGTATTATTGGAGGCATAGGCAATCATATCAGCGAGTTTTCTAATTCAGACAGAGAATTGATGGGCCTTCTGGAGAAGGTAATGCTCTCTTTTGGCAATGAATGTCAAAGGGCTGAGCTGAAAGAGAATGTGAATTCTCCTTCAATGAAAAGATTTGAAGTCTCGTCTGATACAAGATCGCCCTTTAGAGAGCTCAACAGTTAG
- the LOC111803923 gene encoding uncharacterized protein LOC111803923 encodes MAVSFSRFSLWFWKGKEKESVANGAPSNSSSEVGTGLREPESLKLKRVDLGSSSKKVKNQKWRSKKETTRIDWEYDFLIVPPGGDDMQMPDSADEADWSIGWLEPHGPGFQSDDSFAVLVPSYSNRCKEVVEGSNVELLAAIKNLQHEFSPESKKYMELWLSSSLQISET; translated from the exons ATGGCCGTGTCTTTCAGCCGTTTTTCATTGTGGTTTTGGaaggggaaggagaaagagTCTGTCGCAAATGGGGCGCCTTCAAATTCTTCCTCCGAGGTTGGTACTGGTCTGAGAGAACCGGAGAGTCTCAAGTTGAAGAGGGTGGACTTGGGTTCATCTTCAAAGAAGGTCAAGAACCAGAAATGGCGAAGTAAGAAAGAAACAACGAGGATTGACTGGGAATACGATTTTCTGATTGTACCACCTGGCGGTGATGACATGCAAATGCCTGACTCTGCTGATGAGGCCGATTGGTCTATTGGTTGGTTGGAGCCTCACGGTCCTGGCTTTCAGAGTGATGATAGTTTTGCCGTTCTGGTCCCTTCCTATAGCAATCGTTGCAAAGAGGTGGTGGAGGGTTCAAACGTCGAGCTTTTGGCTGCCATAAAAAACCTTCAACATGAATTCTCACCTG AGAGCAAGAAGTATATGGAACTGTGGCTTTCTTCTTCCCTGCAAATCTCGGAAACTTGA